A genomic segment from Daphnia carinata strain CSIRO-1 chromosome 1, CSIRO_AGI_Dcar_HiC_V3, whole genome shotgun sequence encodes:
- the LOC130691839 gene encoding protein disulfide-isomerase-like isoform X2 yields MKFLLLLAFAVLVRTDEIKKDQGVLVLEKDTFQAAITDNKFILVEFYAPWCGHCKSLEPEYIKAAQKLRDINSDIQLGKVDATEQTELAEENKIRGYPTLKFYRDGKPSDYNGGRTADEIVNWLLKKTGPAAKAIATVDEAKEFASASDVVVLGFFKDLESEAAKQYLAAAREVDDFRFGITADADVLKEYEVTSDAAVLLLKKFDTPKVAFEGEITSEAIVKFVKTESLPLVIEFNHESAQKIFGGEIKNHLLVFVGKSHADVEKITGAARDVAKQFKGKVLFVTVDTDEEDHQRILEFFGMKKAELPAMRLIHLEEEMTKYKPTAEELTADSMKDFVQDFIDGKVKPHLLSEDVPEDWDKNPVKVLVSKNFDDVAFDKEKDVLVEFYAPWCGHCKQLVPIYDELGEKYKDHESIVIAKMDSTTNELEHTKIQSFPTIKLYQKGDNKVIPYTGARTLDGFVEFLEQSLKTPSTEDEEEEKDVPAKDEL; encoded by the exons ATGAAATTCCTATTGCTGTTAGCGTTTGCCGTCTTGGTGAGAActgatgaaataaaaaaggaccaAGGAGTGTTGGTCTTGGAGAAAGACACATTCCAGGCTGCCATCACTGATAACAAGTTCATCCTTGTTGAATTTT ATGCCCCATGGTGTGGCCACTGCAAGTCTCTGGAACCGGAATATATCAAGGCCGCCCAGAAACTGAGAGATATCAACTCAGACATTCAGCTTGGAAAGGTTGATGCCACCGAACAGACCGAGTTGGCTGAAGAAAACAAGATTCGTGGATACCCTACTCTCAAATTCTACCGAGATGGAAAGCCATCAGACTACAATG GTGGTCGTACCGCTGACGAAATTGTCAACTGGTTGTTGAAGAAGACTGGCCCTGCTGCCAAAGCCATCGCAACCGTCGATGAAGCCAAGGAGTTCGCCTCAGCCAGCGACGTTGTCGTTCTCGGTTTTTTCAAG GATCTCGAATCTGAGGCTGCCAAGCAATACCTCGCCGCTGCCCGAGAAGTCGATGATTTCCGTTTCGGTATCACCGCTGATGCTGATGTCCTCAAGGAGTACGAAGTCACATCTGACGCTGCCGTCTTGCTCCTGAAGAAATTTGACACTCCCAAGGTTGCCTTCGAGGGTGAAATCACCTCTGAAGCCATCGTCAAATTCGTCAAGACCGAATCTTTGCCTTTGGTCATTGAATTCAATCACGAAAGCGCACAAAAGATCTTTGGCGGAGAGATCAAGAACCACTTGCTTGTATTTGTTGGCAAGAGCCACGCTGATGTTGAGAAAATCACCGGAGCTGCCCGTGATGTGGCTAAGCAGTTTAAGGGCAAG GTTTTGTTCGTCACCGTTGACACCGACGAAGAGGACCACCAACGTATCCTCGAATTCTTCGGCATGAAGAAGGCCGAACTCCCAGCCATGCGTCTTATCCATTTGGAAGAAGAGATGACTAAATACAAGCCTACTGCTGAGGAACTCACTGCCGACTCCATGAAGGATTTCGTTCAAGACTTTATCGATGGCAAAGTCAAGCCCCATTTGCTCTCTGAGGATGTTCCCGAGGATTGGGACAAGAACCCCGTTAAGGTCCTCGTCTCCAAGAACTTTGATGATGTTGCCTTCGACAAGGAGAAGGACGTTTTGGTTGAATTCTACGCTCCCTG GTGCGGACACTGCAAGCAGTTGGTCCCCATTTACGATGAACTGGGCGAAAAGTACAAGGATCATGAAAGCATCGTTATTGCCAAAATGGATTCCACTACCAACGAGTTGGAGCACACGAAAATCCAGAGCTTCCCAACAATTAAACTGTACCAGAAGGGAGACAACAAG GTGATCCCTTATACGGGTGCACGCACTTTGGACGGCTTTGTAGAGTTTTTAGAACAGAGTCTAAAGACACCATCCACA gaggacgaagaagaagagaaagatgTTCCAGCCAAGGATGAATTATAA
- the LOC130691839 gene encoding protein disulfide-isomerase-like isoform X1, whose translation MKFLLLLAFAVLVRTDEIKKDQGVLVLEKDTFQAAITDNKFILVEFYAPWCGHCKSLEPEYIKAAQKLRDINSDIQLGKVDATEQTELAEENKIRGYPTLKFYRDGKPSDYNGGRTADEIVNWLLKKTGPAAKAIATVDEAKEFASASDVVVLGFFKDLESEAAKQYLAAAREVDDFRFGITADADVLKEYEVTSDAAVLLLKKFDTPKVAFEGEITSEAIVKFVKTESLPLVIEFNHESAQKIFGGEIKNHLLVFVGKSHADVEKITGAARDVAKQFKGKVLFVTVDTDEEDHQRILEFFGMKKAELPAMRLIHLEEEMTKYKPTAEELTADSMKDFVQDFIDGKVKPHLLSEDVPEDWDKNPVKVLVSKNFDDVAFDKEKDVLVEFYAPWCGHCKQLVPIYDELGEKYKDHESIVIAKMDSTTNELEHTKIQSFPTIKLYQKGDNKVVEYNGERTLAGLSKFLETGGTYGQAAPEEEDEEEEKDVPAKDEL comes from the exons ATGAAATTCCTATTGCTGTTAGCGTTTGCCGTCTTGGTGAGAActgatgaaataaaaaaggaccaAGGAGTGTTGGTCTTGGAGAAAGACACATTCCAGGCTGCCATCACTGATAACAAGTTCATCCTTGTTGAATTTT ATGCCCCATGGTGTGGCCACTGCAAGTCTCTGGAACCGGAATATATCAAGGCCGCCCAGAAACTGAGAGATATCAACTCAGACATTCAGCTTGGAAAGGTTGATGCCACCGAACAGACCGAGTTGGCTGAAGAAAACAAGATTCGTGGATACCCTACTCTCAAATTCTACCGAGATGGAAAGCCATCAGACTACAATG GTGGTCGTACCGCTGACGAAATTGTCAACTGGTTGTTGAAGAAGACTGGCCCTGCTGCCAAAGCCATCGCAACCGTCGATGAAGCCAAGGAGTTCGCCTCAGCCAGCGACGTTGTCGTTCTCGGTTTTTTCAAG GATCTCGAATCTGAGGCTGCCAAGCAATACCTCGCCGCTGCCCGAGAAGTCGATGATTTCCGTTTCGGTATCACCGCTGATGCTGATGTCCTCAAGGAGTACGAAGTCACATCTGACGCTGCCGTCTTGCTCCTGAAGAAATTTGACACTCCCAAGGTTGCCTTCGAGGGTGAAATCACCTCTGAAGCCATCGTCAAATTCGTCAAGACCGAATCTTTGCCTTTGGTCATTGAATTCAATCACGAAAGCGCACAAAAGATCTTTGGCGGAGAGATCAAGAACCACTTGCTTGTATTTGTTGGCAAGAGCCACGCTGATGTTGAGAAAATCACCGGAGCTGCCCGTGATGTGGCTAAGCAGTTTAAGGGCAAG GTTTTGTTCGTCACCGTTGACACCGACGAAGAGGACCACCAACGTATCCTCGAATTCTTCGGCATGAAGAAGGCCGAACTCCCAGCCATGCGTCTTATCCATTTGGAAGAAGAGATGACTAAATACAAGCCTACTGCTGAGGAACTCACTGCCGACTCCATGAAGGATTTCGTTCAAGACTTTATCGATGGCAAAGTCAAGCCCCATTTGCTCTCTGAGGATGTTCCCGAGGATTGGGACAAGAACCCCGTTAAGGTCCTCGTCTCCAAGAACTTTGATGATGTTGCCTTCGACAAGGAGAAGGACGTTTTGGTTGAATTCTACGCTCCCTG GTGCGGACACTGCAAGCAGTTGGTCCCCATTTACGATGAACTGGGCGAAAAGTACAAGGATCATGAAAGCATCGTTATTGCCAAAATGGATTCCACTACCAACGAGTTGGAGCACACGAAAATCCAGAGCTTCCCAACAATTAAACTGTACCAGAAGGGAGACAACAAG GTTGTCGAGTATAATGGTGAGCGAACTTTGGCCGGCTTGAGCAAGTTTTTGGAAACCGGTGGTACTTACGGCCAAGCCGCTCCCGAAGAG gaggacgaagaagaagagaaagatgTTCCAGCCAAGGATGAATTATAA